One genomic region from Mycoplasmoides pirum ATCC 25960 encodes:
- the dnaG gene encoding DNA primase, whose protein sequence is MFEKRNNEIIELKKKIDIVQVIGQYLTLNKKGNNYWAICPFHSDTKPSLSISSSKQLFNCFSCNTKGDVFNFIQFYKNISYSKAIIDVCDSLNIKNDILNEFKNKNIYDQEKEKYYQINSLASNFFKLSLSNINANEANQYLKSRKITKNLLDYFDVGCALNKNDDLLNALLEISNENLSINMTDLKNVGLAVKSKEKTNFFINRIIFPIHDEYDNIVAFSGRAFLNNSDVAKYKNTETTKIFKKDQVLYNYNRVKKNNDYKYLFLCEGFMDVIALHSIDISNAVALMGLNLSDYHIELLKKLKNIEEIVISLDNDQPGKDATIVCAQKLLSNNFKVSIFIYPDNNDSKDLDELINKSDFKLTDIINAKKDYFEYLILETKKKLNQNLSINDLTNSVEKILIEIKTYANQITWNKYIDLISKTFDLSANDLQAKFNQIKIKNNFQKTFDNENYVTSKRNINENILLTRIKEDCIKYKEKIINLEVNLITTFFLHKKALIEFNNLIFIKNTHLFFQTICLKLSNLYTFKNKITYDEFLKILEEIEKNETQKDYLIFKERLLKEINYEKIFANFGFNNIKKTIIDLHTAINLYSISYRYLVNFYENKNDSNSYNEHIDSLNKINKKNKEFYEKIMKFNK, encoded by the coding sequence ATGTTTGAAAAAAGAAACAACGAAATCATTGAATTAAAAAAGAAAATTGATATTGTTCAAGTTATTGGACAATATTTAACTTTAAATAAAAAAGGTAATAATTATTGAGCAATTTGTCCTTTCCATTCGGACACTAAACCTTCATTATCTATCTCATCTTCCAAACAATTATTTAACTGTTTTTCGTGTAATACAAAAGGTGATGTTTTTAATTTTATTCAATTTTATAAAAATATTTCATATTCAAAAGCTATTATAGATGTTTGTGATTCATTAAATATCAAAAATGACATCCTTAATGAATTTAAAAATAAAAACATTTATGATCAAGAAAAAGAAAAGTATTATCAAATTAATTCTTTAGCTTCAAATTTTTTTAAATTGAGTTTATCAAATATTAATGCAAATGAAGCTAATCAATATTTAAAATCAAGAAAAATAACAAAAAATTTATTAGATTATTTTGATGTTGGATGTGCATTAAATAAAAATGATGATTTGTTAAATGCATTGCTTGAAATAAGCAATGAAAATTTATCTATAAACATGACGGATTTAAAAAATGTAGGATTAGCTGTAAAAAGTAAAGAAAAAACTAATTTTTTTATAAATAGAATTATTTTCCCTATTCATGATGAATATGACAATATTGTTGCTTTTTCGGGGAGAGCATTTTTAAATAATAGCGATGTTGCTAAATACAAAAATACTGAAACAACAAAAATATTTAAAAAAGATCAAGTTTTATATAACTATAATCGTGTTAAAAAAAATAACGATTACAAATATTTATTTTTATGTGAAGGTTTTATGGATGTTATCGCTTTGCATTCTATTGATATTTCCAATGCCGTTGCTTTAATGGGATTAAATTTAAGCGATTATCACATTGAATTATTAAAAAAATTAAAAAATATTGAAGAAATTGTCATATCTTTAGATAACGATCAACCTGGAAAAGATGCAACAATAGTTTGTGCACAAAAATTATTAAGTAACAATTTTAAAGTTTCAATTTTTATATATCCTGATAACAACGATAGCAAAGATTTAGATGAATTAATTAACAAAAGTGATTTTAAACTAACTGATATAATTAATGCAAAAAAAGATTATTTTGAATATTTAATTTTAGAAACTAAAAAAAAATTAAATCAAAATTTATCAATTAATGATTTAACTAATTCTGTAGAAAAAATACTTATTGAAATTAAAACATATGCAAATCAAATAACGTGAAATAAATATATTGATTTAATATCAAAAACATTTGATTTATCAGCAAATGATTTACAAGCTAAATTCAATCAAATTAAAATTAAAAATAACTTTCAAAAAACTTTTGATAATGAAAATTATGTTACTTCTAAAAGAAATATTAACGAAAATATTTTATTAACAAGAATAAAGGAAGATTGCATAAAATATAAAGAAAAAATTATTAATCTTGAAGTTAATTTAATAACAACATTTTTTTTACATAAAAAAGCATTAATTGAATTCAATAATTTAATTTTTATTAAAAATACACATCTTTTTTTTCAAACAATTTGCCTAAAATTAAGTAATTTGTATACATTTAAAAATAAAATTACATATGATGAATTTTTGAAAATACTTGAAGAAATTGAAAAAAATGAAACTCAAAAAGATTATTTAATTTTTAAAGAACGTTTACTAAAAGAAATAAATTATGAAAAAATATTTGCAAATTTCGGTTTCAACAATATTAAAAAAACTATTATAGATTTACACACTGCTATAAATTTATACAGTATATCTTATAGATACTTAGTTAATTTTTATGAAAATAAAAATGATTCAAATTCATATAATGAACATATAGATTCATTAAACAAAATTAATAAAAAAAACAAAGAATTTTATGAAAAAATCATGAAATTTAACAAATAG
- a CDS encoding glycine--tRNA ligase produces the protein MINNQETIVNYLKKYGFVYQNSEIYNGLSNAWDYGPLGSLLKNNIKQELLNYFIFSEPNMTILDSSILLNSDVWKASGHLDNFSDPLIDCKNCKNRFRADKLLEEKGIKISENIENNVIDELILKNKINCLKCNKNEWTKVRKFNLMFKTFKGVTEDNLNTLYLRPETAQGIFINFKNILRTQRMQLPFGVGQIGKAFRNEITPGNFIFRTREFEQMEIEYFTNQKNAINDFEIFKNKIFEFLTNNLNIDKDNLKIVEHKKDELAHYSKKTIDFEFNFPHGFGELWGLAHRGTYDLGAHEKFSKKNLKYFDSHENKEFLPDVIEPSVGIERLFYAIICNSYVVEKINDNDERELLRIPNKLAPYKVAILPLTNKLNDYAKKIYLDLLKSGIYCVFDTSGSIGKRYRRMDAIGTPYCITIDFETIENNLATIRYRDTMKQDKISLTNLYEQLKKIID, from the coding sequence ATGATAAATAATCAAGAAACAATAGTTAATTATTTAAAAAAATATGGTTTTGTTTACCAAAATTCTGAAATTTACAATGGATTATCTAATGCTTGAGATTATGGTCCATTAGGTTCTTTATTAAAAAACAATATAAAACAAGAATTACTAAATTATTTTATATTTTCAGAACCTAATATGACAATATTAGATAGTTCAATTTTATTGAATTCAGATGTTTGAAAAGCATCGGGACATTTGGATAATTTTTCAGATCCTTTAATAGATTGTAAAAATTGTAAAAATCGTTTTAGAGCAGATAAATTATTAGAAGAAAAAGGTATTAAAATATCAGAAAATATTGAAAATAATGTAATTGATGAATTAATTTTAAAGAATAAAATTAACTGTTTGAAATGTAATAAAAATGAATGAACAAAAGTCAGAAAATTTAATTTAATGTTTAAAACTTTTAAAGGTGTAACTGAAGATAATTTAAATACTTTATATTTGCGACCAGAAACTGCTCAAGGTATTTTTATAAATTTTAAAAATATTTTAAGAACTCAAAGAATGCAACTTCCTTTCGGGGTAGGGCAAATAGGTAAAGCATTTAGAAATGAAATAACTCCAGGAAATTTTATTTTTAGAACACGCGAGTTTGAACAAATGGAAATAGAATATTTTACTAATCAAAAAAATGCAATAAATGATTTTGAAATTTTTAAAAATAAAATATTCGAATTTTTAACAAATAACTTAAACATAGATAAAGATAACTTAAAAATTGTAGAACACAAAAAAGATGAATTGGCTCATTATTCAAAAAAAACAATAGATTTTGAATTTAATTTTCCTCATGGATTTGGTGAGTTATGAGGATTAGCTCACAGGGGCACTTATGATTTAGGTGCTCATGAAAAATTTTCTAAAAAAAATCTTAAATATTTTGATTCTCATGAAAATAAGGAATTTTTACCAGATGTCATTGAACCTTCTGTAGGAATTGAAAGATTATTTTACGCAATAATATGTAATTCCTATGTTGTAGAAAAAATTAATGATAATGATGAACGTGAATTATTAAGAATTCCAAATAAATTAGCACCATATAAAGTTGCTATTTTACCCTTAACGAATAAATTAAATGATTATGCTAAAAAAATATATTTAGATTTGTTAAAATCAGGAATTTATTGTGTTTTTGATACAAGCGGTAGTATTGGTAAAAGATATAGAAGAATGGATGCAATTGGTACTCCATATTGTATAACAATTGATTTTGAAACAATTGAAAATAATTTAGCAACAATTAGATATCGTGACACTATGAAACAAGATAAAATTTCATTAACAAACCTTTATGAACAATTAAAGAAAATTATTGATTAA